CAGGAGCTCGTAAACGCTTACGAAGTCCTGTCCGACGCACGTGAGCGCGCGTGGTACGACTCTCACCGCTCTCAGATCCTGTTTTCAGGTAAACGTAATTCATCACGTTTTGAATCCGGTGTTCCTGATTTGTTCAAGTATTTCACGAATTCCGTGTATTCCGGATTTGGGGATAGAGGAAAAGGATTTTATAAGGTGTATGGTGATGTGTTTGATAAGATATTCAGGAATGAGTTGAGTTATGTAGCCAAGTCAGGTGAGGAGGTAGAATTGAAAGAGGCGCCGTTGTTCGGGAATTCGGACAGCGGTCACGAGCAGGTTAACGCGTTTTACGGGTATTGGTTTGGGTTTGCGACAGTGATGGATTTTGCTTGGGTTGATGAGTTTGATGTGATGAGTGGTAATAGTAGGAAGAGTAGGAGGGTCATGGAGGAAGAGAATAAGAAGATTAGGAAGAAGGCGAGACGAGAGTTTAATGAGACGGTTAGGGGATTAGCGGAGTTTGTTAAGAAGAGAGATAAGAGGGTGATTGATATGCAGCTTAAGAGGAATGAGGAGAATGAGAGGAAGAAAGAGGAGGAGAAGCTTAGGAAGGCGGAGTTGGCGAGGGAGAAGGCGGAGAGGGCGAGGATGTTCCAGGTTCCGGATTGGGCTAAGGTGGAGGAGGTTGAGGACGAGGAGGACGTGGTGGTGGAAGAAGAGAAGAGGAATGAGCTGTATTGTGTTGTGTGTGGGAAGAAGTTTAAGAGTGACAAGCAATGGAAGAATCATGAGCAGAGTAAGAAGCATAAGGAGAAGATGGCTGAGTTGAGGGAAGCGTTTGTTGAAGAAAATGGAGATGACGATGATGGTGAGGTTGAGGGTGATGGAGATGAGTgtgtgtctgctgatgaggtTGAAAAGGTGAAAGAAAGGTTTGATGGTGTTGAAATTCGtgaggaagaaaaaggagaagaTGACCCGGAaagtgaagttaaagaagaagatgGTCGGGAAAGTGAAGCGGAGGAGGAATATGTTGATGTAGACAATGGTGAAAAGGGATTAGACGGTAATGAGagtgaggatgatgatgaggatAGTGTTTTGAAAGCAATGTTAAAGAAcaggaagaagaagaatgtgTATGTTGAAGTTGAAGAGGAGGAGGTAGACTTGATGGAATACAATAACACGAAAGGTAGAAGAAGGAGAGGAGGTAGGAAAGAAACTGCTCAAAGAGATGAAGACGAAGAACCTAAAGAAACTgataaacccaaaacaagtagCAAACCAGAGCTCGGTGAGGAATCTGACAATGGTTCAAACATTGAGGAACCTACTTCGTCTAAACCTTTCACAGACAATGAGAAGAATGATGGAGGAGATGACAAGCCTCGTGCAAAAATTAAGGTACCAAAGCAAGCGGCCGTGGTCAAAGTTACCAATAAAAAGGAGGTAAATTCCAAAGGGAAGAATTCGGCTAGAGGGAAAAAACAGAAGGTactacttttctttttctaccCAATGTCCATTTAGACAAACATAGGTTACATGTTCAAAACTTAAAGCCATATTACTTTACCACTTTACCGAAGTAGTGAACAATGTTTGCTCTTGACCACAGGCATCAACATCAAGAAGTTCCGGGCATGAATGTGATACTTGTGGAGTAGACTTTGATTCAAggtatttacaacatatatacgTTAAGATTTTTCTGTTAtaatatctttataattgtTGGCACTTGAGCTTATTATGGTTGCTTTTGTTGCAGGACCAAGTTATTTAAACATTTGAGTGATACGGGTCATGCCACACTTAAATCACGTTAGTAATGAAATCTAAGGAAACGATGGAAGCTTACTTTTAGACCAATTTGAGGAGTTTGTGGGTATAGCACCTATTTTGTTTCAGTCTTAACCCCTAATCCCCTATAGAGTAGGATTTTATGTATATCCTTTTTGAAAGTGAAGTGATGCCTAGCAAATTAAAGTTGTTATTGTATCGGTATTGAGGACAACATTTCAAAGTCTGATACACATTTGGGTACCATCTCTGTCTCTCATCAATAAGAATCAATATTTGATTTAGATGCTCTTTATTTGCTTATGGAATGGCAATCTTGTTCAAAATCCATCACATGCGtgatgtttttgattttgaaatcaCAGTTGTTTGTCTAGTCCTGCGTATGATATAATTGGTCCATTCCAAAGTTATGATTCTTCAATGACTATGATgaaacaaacattaaaaaagtAATGCACCAACGCTAACATAAATTCCAACCAAGTGGAAAGTTAAAAGCTGTTACTAGCTTGAACATGTGTAGTGTTGGAAGGTTTTTGAGCAGGTtgcaaagaatatgaaaaaaatacatcTGTTAATCGTTGTTAAACCAGTTTAAACTGGTGCTGCAGATATGGAATCAATATTCTTGCATACAAAACACTAACTAAATGTCTAAATGTGCTAAGACAAACCTTGAAGGAAATTTAACATTTTCACCCATCGACTGATTGACACATAAAATAGTTAGAAAGTGGATGAACCGATTACAAGGATCTTAACTATTTAACCAGCTTTCTTGTGACACCATAACTGGTAAGAACACATTATACACATAAATCTTCACCCAAAAGAATCCTAAACTCCCATCAGTTTCAGAGTTAAAAACTAGTACCATTCGACCCCACAAGTCGGAAGCATGAATCTTAGTTGAAAAAAAGATTACTAGGACAGGTTGTTCAATCAACTACTCCCAAGGAATATACACATGAAGGTTTCAACTTCAATCATAATGGTTTAGTGCAGGCTTCCTGTATATAAGCGACTGCTTCAGCTTCTGACAGTTGTTTTCCCTGTACAAGCCCCCTAATCAAGGTGTCTGCGTACTCTTTAGCCGGTGCACGAATCGGTGTCTTCCCGGATTTAAATCCTTCAACATGAGCACCAGTGCACCTATAATTTGAACAATATCTATTATAAAACCTGCTTTGTGATcggaaaaaaatataacttctAAGTAAACGGGCTTACGTCATTGTTAGAATTGGAATATCATTTTCCTTCCCCAAGTAAAGAACATTATGGTACCAACCATTCTGCACAAAACCAAAAACTTTTGAACATTAGTACTTCAAAATTCTGAAactgttttgacttttgaaaatCGACTCGGAGAAGTTGTACCTTAAGAGGCTTCAAagaaatattctttttatgttcaaCAGTATCTAAAGCATCAAGGTCGAAAAAAGGAGAACCTGTATCGGCACCTTGATTCTCTTGAAACAGAACATCATTGAACTGCTCAAGACTGCATAATATGACAAATCAGATACTATGTGAGATCAATATAAggaagaaaattaaatattcacTCGAATTGAGGGTCACATACGTGATCTTATAGAGGCACATGAATGTTTTCTCTTGATCATTACTTTCAGGGTTTAGGAAAGCAACCCCTCCAAGACCCCAGGTAACAGTACTTTCTCGGCCAAAGAATAAACGGTGAGGTACGGTCTTCCAAATGACCCCTTTCGGCTGCCTCTTGTCCACAGCCCCTCTACATGGCCTTTTCATGCCTTCCGCctacaaattaatttaaaagaaGTAAATGAGTGACTTTTATATAAAACCTAGAGTTTTAAATAATCAGATTAACTGTTGCCAGTATGAAGCTGATTATTTTGAGACTTGAATAATTTAATGATCAGAAAGATAACTTGTTCCTTTAAACATTAAATACCAATTATTAAGACTACTTGTTGCAATAATCAGACAAGTAGTTCCAAAATGCAAATCCAAATTCTCCTTAAAGTTTAGCAATTTATGCTGGCAAGACCAATCAACCCTCCAAGCAATAACATCTATCTATACTCTCCTATAATGAAAATAGCCTATTGTTGAAAAAAGAGTTACGAAATTACTTAAATACCCTTCATTTGTCTGCCAACTTAATTTGTCTTTCATACTCCCAATAAGAGAGAACCTTTAATGATATACACTTAACTTTAATCAAgatttcaaaaccaaaaaataaccaagtctctttcttttttctacTCAACAAGATGCTTATTCTCTATAACTCATCTCTCCCATGAATTCGAAATTGGTACTACACATTTTTTCTACTCAACAAAATGCTTATTTTTCTACTCAACGAGATGCTTTTTTCTAGGcatgtatttatatttcatataacattatattattttcCACATCTTAGGCTATGTTATTCATCGTAGTATCTTTCTTAATTGATAGTCCACTTATACTGTGTTTCGTAAACATGAAACATCCTGTTAATAGTATCCGCCGCAATgcgtgggtaccatgctagtatttTTAATAGGAGACCCTTGATGGGTAGTAACAGAGAGCTCAATTTTTTTGAACATGGAATCAAATATGGTATGCGTTCAAATGCATAAACATATTCACAATCTCATCCTTGATGGGTAATAACAGAAAGCTCAAATTTTTGATCATGAAATCAAATAATGGCATACATTTGAATGCATAAACATATTGACATTCTGATCTCCTTCATGGGTTATAATTAAGCATAATATTAGACATGGAGCTACTTTACCTGGCCACCTTCTATATAACAGCGAAATCTTGGCTCACTCATGTTTGATCCAAAAGAGGCATACCAAACATCAGTTTTCGATAACTCTGACCTCCAAGCTTGAGAAGAAGCAGACGAAACTGCACCATTGGTCTTTTCACTAAGTTTCAGTTTTGAAAGTGGTATTGTAACATCCTCCTCTGATAAAGTATTTGGGATGACCTCATATTCGTCCTCTGACTCTGAGCTATATACCTATACAACCACATGATGAATACAGCACTAACTATATCGAAAGTCACAACAGTTTCAAACATACATTACTTGCTATTAAGCAAAGACAAAAGTGTTACCTGAAGTTGGGTTGTTACTTTACTGGCTAACTTCTCAGGTAACTTCTCTGCGAGTATTGGCCAAAAGGCACTCAATTCCTCACGAACCTGAACATAAATAAGTTATGCATCAGAATGACAAactttattacatataataggAAATGTTGAAATTATTCCAAGCTGGGCCGAATATAGAAACCTATAAAAGATTAACAAGACATTACCGCTTTAATCACTCTCCATGAGGATTCAAATGGATAAACCTCGATGGACTTATCAACAGGTTTGTCTTCCAGCAATACTTCCACACAAGCTAATACTGAATTCGCTAAGGATTCAAGATTGTATCCTCCTTCCAATGCCATTATAATCTTTCCGCTGCTAAACTCCATGAGCTATACAAAGGATCAAACACCAGTATTAGTATCAACATATTGGTTCCCAAACCGACTCTACTTTAAACAAACACAGCCTTACAACTTTTTATCACTAAATTTAAGATTATGATGTCCAACTGTCCAACATGAAAACAAATTTCTTGATTTTTGAATGGTTACCTTCTTCAACATTATAGCATAACCATTTGGTGAGATACAGCAGCCTCCAAGAGGATCACCAATGGCTGCTCAGGAAATACAATTTGGTAACGTTAGGGCAGTAAACTCATAGCACTTCAAATTTTGACAGTATGTTACGGATATCGTTGAGCATAAGGATATATTACTCACTTGCAATGTCGTTCAAAGTTTTATTCAATTATGGAAGATTCTAATGACAGTAATTTAAGCGGACCTGCATCAAATCCTGCTGAAATTATGACGATATCAGGCTTAAATTCTCTTGCAACTGGGATCAGTATATGGTCCCAAACTGCAATATAATCTGCATCTCCACATCGACCATTCTCCCACGGAACATTTATATTATACCCTAAACCCGGCCCCTCGCCCATCATGAAGTGTGATCCGTCATCACCAACAGGATAAAAACCCCCAAACTCATGCCTGCAAATTTAGAATGCACTCCAACAATAAGCATTCCATAAATCCCCGTGTTTACAAAAACAAACTCGTATCTTTTACCTGTGAACAGAGAAGAACAGCACTTGGGAGTCTTTCCAAAACATATTTTGAGTCCCATTTCCGTGATGGACGTCCCAATCAACAATCAACACCTTCCGAATACCCAGCTcctaaacaaaaattaaaagttaatgtCCAATTCATGTATTAAAAAACAAACCCTAtacattaaatgaaaaaaaaaaaaacacaaatagcTCTCACTTTTTGGTTTAGAAGAAATCTTGTCGCAATAGCCACGTTATTAAAAAGACAGAACCCCATCGGTTTATCTCTTTCAGCATGATGTCCAGGAGGTCTAACAATAGCAAAGGCAGAATTTAATTCCCCTTTCGCAACTTTCTCAGCAGCCTgatcataaaatatttaatctGTTAACATTTATTcttaattttatcatataaaatacCATATACGATTTATGTCAATCTGTAAATCGTACCTCGAGAACGGAACCAGCAGCAAGATAAGCGGATTCAGACGAACCTTCATTgaaatatatagaattaaacTTTTCAGCCATTTTGTTTCTTCTTATTAAGGGAACCTTTTCAGAGCTTATTCCTTTGATCAACTTAATGTGGTTGTTGGTATGAACAGCAGCTATATATTTATCTTCCACTTCTTTTGCATCAAATATCACACATCtgatcaacatcatcatcatcatcataattacttcaactaaatatatatatatatatatattatatatacatataggatAAATGTATCAAAACTCATTTAACTATATCCCAAAATCTACACTATGTATCCGATTTTCAATTATTGTTTCTATACGTGCCCGACCAATTAGAAACTTGTTAAGCAGTAttgtatgtacatatatactACTAGACGaatacccgtgcaatgcggcgctGTAGGCGGTGGCCACTTGTAGGGGCAACGACGGGGAGtaagatagataattgatgtaaaataattatgtgaattaaaaagttaatgaaGGTAATTTAGTAGATAAAAGATGTAGATTAAGAGATTCTAAAAATAGAATACCTATTTGTATTagaagggagtatagatatagatatatattaatgtatgtatatgtattgagAGTGTGTGAAAGAATTGAAGAAGGTTATACCTGCGTGTAATGCCAGTAGACTGAAGTTTGTTCCAAATGGCTCGAATTCGGTTAGGGTTTTCGGGATGGAGATCGTCGTGGGGTGTTGAATGATTACACATCCGTTCATCGTAGACTAAACCAACACGACGCTGTTCTGATGAAGGTGAAGGTTGTTGAATCACGGTGTGATCGCCGGGCGGGAGCTCCATGAATGATTagacaaaaaagaagaaaaaaaagaggtgAATGTGGAGAGTGTGATGAAATGAGgggtttgaaatttgaaagaaaggtttttgGAAGGTGGGGAGTGGTCAGGACTCCGGAGGTCGTTTTGATTTCCTTCCTTTCTGATGAAAAAGCAAAAGGCCCTctccaatcatcttttttcctttcacgaaattacatttttggtccctgtcaTGCTCATAAAATTACTGGTTTCATCcttaaatttcatatattacacttttagtccaaaaaaaACCCCGTATTCATCAAACTCCAGTCTTTACTTCTAAATTTCCATTGAGGATATTGAATGTTTGTTCACTTTTACACCTTATATCTAAGCTTCAAaccaatattaattttaatatatatcgtTTAAGGATATCAATACTTGTCTGTTTGTCATGTTATGATCCCAGAATCATCCTTTAGACATGTTTATCTGTTGTTTACTGGTTTAACGCCATTTCAAATAAATCATTTCGGGATACTGCAACCTGTTTGTCTATCTAAGCACAAAATTTCAAACATCACATTCAAAATTGCTCAAAGCATAGAGTGCTAAGCTAAGTATACATGTTGATTAAAACTCATATGTTCAAAAATCTAGGAACTGTTTGGTTTAAAGATTTCAATGGAAGTTGAAGGAACGAAATTTGGTATTTCACTTGTTAACCTAACAAGACAAGGAATGAATCATTGCATTGAAATCTTTGAACCAAAAGGCTCCTTACATGGACCATCTAAAGTAACCACCGTAGTTGACCATCAAGAATTCTAGGGTATTCATTAATTCTTGCCCCTGAATCCGAACCTAATTAACATTTTGAATCCTTGAGGGCCTTTAGAGTGATAATTATGAGAGGATCTTGCTGAGAGCTTCATACTTAGGATAATTCCTATTAGGATCCTATGCAGAATCTCAAACTTTATTCATACTCAAGATAACTTCTATTTCAGCGGCTTGGCGCTTCAGATCCGCTCTCAGTTTGGACATCTCATTTTTTGCTTCAGTCAACGCTTTTATCTTCTGAGCAAGCAAATCTTTTATCTTGGCTATAGCATAATTTTGGTGATCATTGAGCCTGTCATTGTAGGTGTTGGTCACTTGCTCTAGACCCGATATCAACAAGAATGTTAAGAATAGTTCTTTACGAAAATCTGAATGTCAATAAAAGTTGTGATGCTTACTGTTGAGATGTTGGCTAGTGCTTCTTTTGAACTTAGGGACAAAGGAGACTTTGCAAGAGGAGTTTTATCAAGAGGAGCCCCCTTCAGTGAAGCATCATCCTGCTCTATAACCCATGATGTCCTATTCCTTTTGGCAGAAGAAGGAAAGGGAAGAATTCGTTCTTTAGGAGCAGCAGGGGCAGTTTTTCCAACCTTCACAGGAGTCTTTCCATCGAGAGCTTTGAGATCTTTTAGACTGAAGCTACCA
The Erigeron canadensis isolate Cc75 chromosome 2, C_canadensis_v1, whole genome shotgun sequence DNA segment above includes these coding regions:
- the LOC122587213 gene encoding histone deacetylase 5, translated to MELPPGDHTVIQQPSPSSEQRRVGLVYDERMCNHSTPHDDLHPENPNRIRAIWNKLQSTGITRRCVIFDAKEVEDKYIAAVHTNNHIKLIKGISSEKVPLIRRNKMAEKFNSIYFNEGSSESAYLAAGSVLEAAEKVAKGELNSAFAIVRPPGHHAERDKPMGFCLFNNVAIATRFLLNQKELGIRKVLIVDWDVHHGNGTQNMFWKDSQVLFFSVHRHEFGGFYPVGDDGSHFMMGEGPGLGYNINVPWENGRCGDADYIAVWDHILIPVAREFKPDIVIISAGFDAAIGDPLGGCCISPNGYAIMLKKLMEFSSGKIIMALEGGYNLESLANSVLACVEVLLEDKPVDKSIEVYPFESSWRVIKAVREELSAFWPILAEKLPEKLASKVTTQLQVYSSESEDEYEVIPNTLSEEDVTIPLSKLKLSEKTNGAVSSASSQAWRSELSKTDVWYASFGSNMSEPRFRCYIEGGQAEGMKRPCRGAVDKRQPKGVIWKTVPHRLFFGRESTVTWGLGGVAFLNPESNDQEKTFMCLYKITLEQFNDVLFQENQGADTGSPFFDLDALDTVEHKKNISLKPLKNGWYHNVLYLGKENDIPILTMTCTGAHVEGFKSGKTPIRAPAKEYADTLIRGLVQGKQLSEAEAVAYIQEACTKPL
- the LOC122587026 gene encoding DNAJ protein JJJ1 homolog — its product is MTSSASEKRCLYEVLGLKRDCTSDEIRSAYRKLALQRHPDKLIKSGITEAEATASFQELVNAYEVLSDARERAWYDSHRSQILFSGKRNSSRFESGVPDLFKYFTNSVYSGFGDRGKGFYKVYGDVFDKIFRNELSYVAKSGEEVELKEAPLFGNSDSGHEQVNAFYGYWFGFATVMDFAWVDEFDVMSGNSRKSRRVMEEENKKIRKKARREFNETVRGLAEFVKKRDKRVIDMQLKRNEENERKKEEEKLRKAELAREKAERARMFQVPDWAKVEEVEDEEDVVVEEEKRNELYCVVCGKKFKSDKQWKNHEQSKKHKEKMAELREAFVEENGDDDDGEVEGDGDECVSADEVEKVKERFDGVEIREEEKGEDDPESEVKEEDGRESEAEEEYVDVDNGEKGLDGNESEDDDEDSVLKAMLKNRKKKNVYVEVEEEEVDLMEYNNTKGRRRRGGRKETAQRDEDEEPKETDKPKTSSKPELGEESDNGSNIEEPTSSKPFTDNEKNDGGDDKPRAKIKVPKQAAVVKVTNKKEVNSKGKNSARGKKQKASTSRSSGHECDTCGVDFDSRTKLFKHLSDTGHATLKSR